A genomic stretch from Dama dama isolate Ldn47 chromosome 10, ASM3311817v1, whole genome shotgun sequence includes:
- the CD19 gene encoding B-lymphocyte antigen CD19 yields MPPPLLFLLFLTPMGVRPEDPRLVEAKEGGNAVLPCLEGSSDGPPEHLAWFRGSQLKPFLELSLGLPGLGIHVGPLGTLKEPQGTLLFLFNVSKHMGGFYLCQSGLPSEQGWQPGWTVSVKDSGKLFRWNASDLSDLGCDSGNISTGRKPSSGHLTKSQLHVWGWDHFKEISHTETACAPSNSTLNQSNNRDLTVAPGSTLLLSCGASRTSLVRGSVSWIHKYPMKPDVKLLSLNVSEHAQHREMWVMGTLGGKVVLLLPEATAQDADTYRCNHGNKTTQMQLKVTAQSVWHWLLETGVWKVPVATLIYLIFCLTSLVGFLYFRRALILRRKRKRMTDPTRRFFKVTPPPGNGASSQYGNMLSLSMPHSGTGRALRWAAGLGAAAPSYGNPRSDVQEARAAGSRSPPGTGPEEEEGEAYEEPDSEEGSEFYENDSKLGQDQLSQDGSGYENPEEGSLDPQDEDSFSNGAESYENEDEELAPTVTRTTDFLSPHGSAWDPSREATSLGSQSYEDMRGILYAAPQLRFVRAQPGANHEEDADSYENMDNPDGPEPAWGGGARIGWSTR; encoded by the exons ATGCcacctcctctcctcttcctcctcttccttaccCCTATGGGGGTCAGGCCCGAGGATCCACGCCTAGTGGAGGCTAAAG AGGGAGGCAATGCTGTGCTTCCATGCCTTGAAGGTTCCTCGGATGGTCCCCCTGAACACCTGGCCTGGTTTCGGGGCTCCCAATTAAAACCCTTCTTAGAGTTGAGCCTGGGGTTACCAGGCCTGGGCATCCATGTGGGGCCTCTGGGCACCCTGAAGGAGCCCCAGGGAACCCTGCTGTTTCTCTTCAATGTCTCCAAACATATGGGGGGCTTCTACCTGTGCCAGTCAGGCCTGCCTTCTGAGCAGGGCTGGCAGCCCGGCTGGACGGTCAGCGTGAAAGACAGCG GGAAACTGTTCCGGTGGAATGCTTCAGACCTCAGTGACCTAGGCTGTGACTCGGGGAACATCTCAACGGGCCGCAAGCCCTCTTCTGGTCACCTCACAAAGTCCCAGCTGCATGTGTGGGGCTGGGACCACTTTAAGGAGATCTCACACACAGAAACGGCCTGTGCTCCATCAAATAGCACATTGAACCAGAGTAACAACCGTG ACCTCACTGTGGCCCCGGGCTCCACGCTCTtgctgtcctgtggggcctcccGTACCTCCCTCGTCAGAGGCTCTGTCTCCTGGATCCACAAGTATCCCATGAAGCCTGATGTCAAATTGCTGAGCCTAAACGTGAGCGAACATGCCCAGCACAGAGAGATGTGGGTCATGGGCACCCTTGGGGGAAAGGTGGTTCTGTTACTGCCCGAGGCTACAGCTCAAGATGCTGACACCTATCGTTGTAACCACGGCAACAAGACCACCCAGATGCAGCTGAAGGTCACGGCCCAGTCAG TATGGCATTGGCTGCTGGAGACTGGTGTCTGGAAAGTCCCTGTTGCGACTTTAATTTATCTGATCTTCtgcctgacttccctggtgggttttctttattttcgAAGAG CCCTGATcctgaggaggaaaagaaagcgaATGACAGATCCCACTAGAAG GTTCTTCAAAGTGACGCCTCCCCCGGGAAACGGAGCCAGCAGCCAGTACGGAAACATGCTTTCCCTCTCCATGCCCCACTCTGGCACGG GACGCGCCCTGCGGTGGGCTGCGGGCCTCGGAGCCGCCGCGCCGTCCTACGGAAACCCGCGCAGCGACGTCCAGGAGGCTAGAGCCGCGGGGTCCCGGAGCCCGCCAGGAACCG GCCCagaagaagaggaaggggaggcCTACGAGGAACCGGACAGTGAAGAGGGCTCCGAGTTTTACGAGAACGACTCCAAGCTTGGGCAGGACCAACTCTCCCAGG ATGGCAGCGGCTATGAGAACCCTGAGGAAGGGAGCTTGGATCCTCAGGATGAAGACTCCTTTTCTAACG GAGCTGAGTCTTATGAGAATGAAGATGAAGAACTGGCCCCGACTGTCACCAGGACAACAG acttCCTGAGCCCCCATGGATCAGCCTGGGACCCCAGCAGGGAGGCAACCTCCCTTG GGTCCCAATCCTATGAGGATATGAGAGGGATCTTGTATGCAGCTCCCCAGCTCCGTTTCGTTcgagcccagcctggtgccaaCCATGAGGAAG ATGCAGACTCTTATGAGAACATGGATAATCCCGATGGACCAGAGCCAGCATGGGGAGGAGGGGCTCGCATAGGGTGGAGCACCAGGTGA